aagcactcataagggagaatacagtctttcagataacctggacccgagccatataggttCTGTTGCCTCCTGCTTTTCCCACAGGGGTGCTGGATTCAAAAAAACACAACAGAAAAAGAATTTTGATGCAATCGCACAGATGATTGGATCaacctttctttttttgggggggggggcagtgttttACTAACACACACCTGCACTTTAGTAATGTAGGGAAGGacgaaaatgaactgaaagaacCAAGAACTGCCCGTTCTAGCGGCAAAACATGCATATTCCAGAATTAACGTTAGAAATTCTGTGGGTTTCGACAAGATTTCGGAGGAGCTGAAAGCCAAAGAACATAAATGAATGGATGTCTGCTTGCTTGATTCAGGATGGCATCAGATTCAGATTGGTTGCCGTAATTTAGCCCAGGAGCTGGAGGATCCACCATTTTTGGCTCTCTTGGGCTGAGCAGATTAATATCCACTTATTTGGGAACTTGGCTAATGACTCCAAGGTTCCCATCTGGCTTGGCATCTCCTCTGCTCCTGTGACCACCGTGGAGATGGGGAAGTGAGAGCAAGAGCCAGATAGGTACCAGAGTGGATACCTCTAGTTTTGGTTTAGGGATATTTGGTTCTGACAGGTCTTTGGGGTCACTGGAGGTGTGACCTGCTCCACCTCAATTGAGACCATAAGCtccagtgtcgtgtttctcagaaagcccttGCTTTCGACgggagacaaatgatgaggcctgccaggtaatctacaaagcttttattaagcagcaaacatctcatctacctgaagagagtctaatctcttgggaacttctccctaggcaaaactatgcaaactaagcgagacaattgtccgaccaaggagaacaggaagccccttcccaaacgcccataacttcagagagcctggtgtggaggcaggttctggtgcaatcctagtccgaccgactttctcacgccttccttccgccctgtgcatttgagcttccgacGGAccctagcttgtcgggacgctcacctctggaagaaacctcacttcccgctgagtgaggagataagctctggagagggctgactcccagctggggaatcgcccgtgagagcttcctcccccactggtacaggctggctggtgtctggcgctgcgtcttctagttctgaatcagattctgattgattacctgaaacatcttctcccaaaacaggggcagtagggttagacataacATCTAGGTCTAAACCTTGACAATATAGCAGAGACCAACCACTCCTCCCTACTCTGCTTAATATTTCTGAAATGATACATGCATATTTGCCATATCCCCTTCCAATTCAATGTATATCCAGCTGCCTCCAGGCACTTCCTCTCTGGAGCATCATCTAAAGCCCAGGGAAGGGTCAACTTTCCTAAGTCTTCACTGCCTTTTGGAAGAATCTTATTATGTATTCATTTTCACTTATTGTCAGCCAGCATGGTAGCCTGTTGCCAGGCATaaagatgatgacgacgatggTAATGATGAcattaccctaaccctaaccctcacacaatttgaaagctatacttctattaatgcagcccaaaatagcctttgcttttttgtgtgtggccacatcatactgttggctcctattcagctcgtgatctacaacaattccaaggtccttctcatttgtagtcttgctgagcgaagtatcccccatctggtaaccgtgcctttggtttctatttcctagatgtagaacttggcatttatccctattaaattgcatTCTGTTAGTCAAGgccttgagcctcgtgtggcgcagagtggtaagcggcagttactgcagccaaaactctccccacttcctgagttcgatcccagcggaagctggttctcaggcagccggctcaggtcgactcagccttccatcctaaaatgagtacccagctagctgggggaaaggtaactacgactggggaaggccatggcaaaccaccccgctacaaaggtaactacgactggggaaggccatggcaaaccaccccgctacaaagtctgccaagaaaacgtcagcgaaagcaggcgtcactctaggagtcagaaatgactcaagtgctttgcacgagaggttcctttcctttcctttcttgagTCAAGGCCTGACGATGAGGGTCACCCCGAACAAAGAAGCACTTACCAGTTTAGTTCACATTTTTTAATAACATGGCACAGATTTACATTACACAAGTCTTTGCTCATGAGAAAGCATGCTGTGGATTGAATGTCGCTTCaggtttcttttttcccttttccttccgACATAGGATCTAGAAAGGACTTTATTACATACAGGAGAAACAGCAAAAAGATTTGTATATAACAATTTCTTTACAATACTGAAAGCTATCACTACGGTGCCAATGTAcatttccacccccccccccagggttctctctctctctttttttgttgttttttgttcatTTAGTCTTGttcttaaagaaaacaaaacactgcACAACATCTGGAGTTCACAAAACCTGAAGTTCACAACTAAAACTTTTTAGTTGACTACTAAAATAGATTTCTGGTCATTAGAAACAGCTGTCTGTaattagactttttttttttgttaaaacagGAAAACAACTTGAAATATCACTTTAATACACTAGAAGACCAAtgcaactattttatttattccagACACATATTTTTACAGTCCAGTAGTATGCAAGATATTGTATGTTTTCTGATAAAGTCATGTGTTCtccaatttatttcaaaatagaACAAAGCATTACGAAACTAAAGCACTTATAACAACAGAGGGTTCGAAAAGGCTAAAATAAATTcaatctgtgtgtatgtgtgtatgacacacacacacgcacgcacacatctggaggacatcaggttggggcaAGCTGAATGATAGGATttcagatttgtttgttttttataaatTCATGCGATTAGTCTAACATGCTCGAACTACAGGGAAAAtggccatctttctctctctcacacacacacgtgtgtgtttgtgtgcacgcatgtgtgtgactgagtgtgagagaaagagattcCATTTCCCCTGTGGTTAAAATACGCCGGACTAATCACATAAAACTTTTGCACAAAGTAATGTGGACCTTGGCCTTGTTTACTGTGGACTATGGGCagtgtagtccaaacacatccggagggtaccaggttgctgcTATTGCGTGGGAGAAGTATCAACCCGCAGTTCAAACATACCCATTATTTATGAAAAGCCAACAACACACGTcttcccagaagtaagtcccactgagttcaatggggcttactcccaggtaagtgggtataggattgccgTCTTCACCAGAGAAAATGGGAAGAGAGGAAATCGGCAACCGAAAAGGAGAGCCGTCAATATCTGCTTTTCCCAAACGTAAATGACAAGCCAAATTCCCAGACAGTTCCAAGAAAAAGCTACTGCACATAACCCCAGAGGAAATGGTTTCATAACATACAGAAGTGAAAAACTACAATGTTAACATTCCTGTGAAGCCTGTTTACAAATTGTGACTCTAAAGAAAGAGCCGAATAACTTCCAAAGAGGTGAACAGCTCTGCAGCAAAAGGAACCTAAGGCCAACACACCAATTCCATCTGTTATTAGTGTAGTTATTTATTTTGCAGCCTATTCCATGGCCATTGTAAGACCGTCCTATTTTGGGACAGCAAAGCTCTGATGCCGTCCTCATTATAGTCTGAGATGGGTATGGATAACTTCTGGAAGTGTGTGGAGTTATCAAGGCAATCTCGGGCTTAGATCTTGGGTTAACTGTGTGGACTCTTCCCTACCACACATTCACAAAAGTTTCACCTGGTGTTATTTAAATACTATACCTTCCCTTTCCATAGGACCTGATCACCTCTGGGAAAAATGGCTGTAGTCACTGGAGACCAAAGGCAGTGGCGGGCCAAAATTGTGGACctttttttttgaaaatttcatgttttgcaactttgcatgcttatcgAAAATGTTCTgcttcacgaaattcaaatgtttctatatcaactgaaagagaatctaatgctgaattcaatacaacaAACAGAAttcaaatatctgcagtacaaaaaaagttatgcttagtctaaaaacaaacacaggtgtgattgagtgaagaagcagattggaattgcaaactctactggccaatcacagtccttgttcgggggaccaatcccatggcagtagctgcgatgcATCACTTTTCAAGTTGGGGAATGTCAGTTTTGCTATTTGTTCTGGAACTcaagcgcaattggagatggtgtgactatttggaaatatttcttaaaataaaagtgTACGTCCATCCTAAATAGAGCCATGGCACcgaagaaaagagttgattggacacccaggaaaagaaacagggtggttgtattacgtgaatcaggtctttccatTGGTATAtacacatttgaattttgtgaaacagaacattttctataagtaggccaagttgcaaaacatgaacatttcaaaaagtgtccataaTTTGGGCCACCGCTGTAGGAGGTGATGAACACCTGGCCACAGGTGGTGAGTGCTTAACATCCACTATAAGTCCAACGTGTACAAGTCCAAATATTAGCTCTGGGATTTTGGCAACCCGGTAGTTAGATCAGAGATCTCAAGATGCAATTTATGGTGGCTACACACAACAGACACAGTTGAGCCATGTTATATTTCCATTGTACAGGGTAGACCTCATAGCACCTGTGACTTTATAGGAAAGACATGGGACACTAAGAAAGGGGCAGCCAATGAAATACAGTAGACTGAGAGTTGGTATTGGCTCTTGGGGACAGGAGTTCAAGTCTTGCCTGGCTAAGGAGTCATTAAGTGGTTGGGCAAGCCATTGTCTTGgactcaaatacttaaaaggttgtcacacagaggagggccaggatctcttttcgatcctctcagagtgcaggacacggaataacgggctcaagataaaggaagccagattccggctggacatcaggaaaaacgtcctgactgttagagcagtacgacaatggaatcagttacctagggaggttgtgggctctcccacactagaggccttcaagaggcagctggacagccatttttcagggtgctttagggtggattcctgcattgagcagggggttggactctatgtccttgtaggccccttccaactctgctattctatgattctatgacttagcTCCTGATTTGTAACATGTGAATCAATGCAGTCCAGGAGAGGCTATTAAGAGGATGGTCACAATCAAACTTCTGCAACTTAAAAGCGCTAGCAAGAAATGGTACACAACAGAAGATACCAAAAGGTTATTTTGTTGTTGAAGGAGAAGTCCTATATTTTGATGGCTCATTTCTTTATCAAAAAGTTAACAGGGTAGAATGAGTATGTTAGGGAACGTATGACTTTAAGTGTGTGGTTAACAAGACACCTTTGAGTTAGAGAGGCTTTTGTGAAAAGCCATAAAATTCATTGCATAGCTGAAGGGGTTTAGCTGTCTTATCACAACAGATGTGCCACAGCCACCTCAGTGGGGCATTCCACATGATTAAAAGTCAGCCAAGGGCATGGTTTAAGAAGTATTTATGTATTACGTTACTTAGCTTTTTCTATTTACATATTTACAAAGTAAAGCTTTCATCTTACCCAGTTTGCATATATGACCCATTACCCCACGATATCctgcttttatttaaaaacagaactcTTACACAGAGAGAACACCCCTGCCCCGGAAATCTATGGTTTTCTTCTGTCCATCCAATTCGTAGAGATTGCCACCAACATTTACTAgcggagaaaaagagagagagaaagaaaaagaactttGCTTGTTTGTAGCCCAAATACTGCCTTATGTCGTCTTGCTCTGGAAGGAATTCAAAATGGCAGAAAGGAATAGGATACATAAAGGAAAACGCACCAACTTTTCTCCAAAAGGGTCGAAAACAATCGGTAATATGCAAttaggcaatttttaaaaaagcacaaaagAATATCTTTGCACACTTGGGTCTATACAATTTGTACAATTGGGTCATAACCAAAGTCTACATTTATTGAGTAAGAAGACTGGATATATTTTAAGTCCACTTAACAATGTCCTTGCTTGACCTCGTTCGGTGGGTCTTATCGTGCTTCTATGTCCTTGAGCGTATGGGAAGGTGGCCTGTCCCTAATTTCTGTTGACAGAGGGGTAGTCCTTCGAGGAGAGCTAGGCCGAGGTCCCAGAGTggaaatgagaggaggaggagcactcaGTGCTGCTGTGGGGGGAGTTTTATTGAGAATCCCATTCTGAAGTCCTGTTGGGGGGCTGACTCTGGGATAGTGCATGCTGGGTAGCCCCGGGGCGATTAACCGTGGGTGAGGCAAGTGGCCATCCAAGGctgctgggtgaacagagtgaAGTCGTACGTGGTCGTACTCCTCCCTGAGCATATGTAACCTCTCCCTCTCATCTAGGTGCCCCCCCCTGTCATGCTCTCGGCGGGGGTCGACGGAAAGggggtgatgatgataatggtgattgTGATTGTAGTCATGTGGCTCTCTGTCCCTGAAAGACCTCTCCGCATCATATAACCTCGGTGTAGAAAGACGGTGCAATGGGTCGTTCCTCAAGAGGAACTCTCTACCCAAAGGGTCTCTCCGGTGGATGTCCAAGTCTCTGTAGGGATCTCTTAACGGATCCCTTATTGGATCCCAGTGGAAAGAAGGGTATGGGAAACGTTCTCCCCCTGGAATCGGACTGATCCCCATAAAAGGTGTCATCATGTGAGTCCTCTCTAGACTGCCGATACTGTTCATGGCATGGAGGCCAGCGACCCCCACAGTCATGGGCATTGACACCAAAGGGCCTGGGTGAACGTTGGATGAGGGCATGGGTGGAGGCTGCTCAGGTGGTCGATGGGTCTGTGGTGCTTCGGGCGGGATGTCATGGTCTTCCTTCCGTTCCTCCTTCACTTTGACTTCGCTGGATTTCTTCAGGTTCTCATATGCAGGCTCACTCTTCTTCTCGGCTTCCCGGCTAGAGGTACTACTAGGCCTGGTGTTCTCCACAAGAGGTGGCCTGGCATAGGGTGAAGGTACCCGAGACATTTGTTTAGACTCTTCCAAAGGCCTGCTCTCGTGGTTTAGACTTTCTTTTTCAGAAATATAGTTGTCCTTTGCCTTGTGCTCATCGACGCCAACATCTTTTTGGGATTCAGAGTGATCCCTCTCTCGCTCTTTGGGTTTCTCTTTCTCCCGAACGTCTGAGTTCAGGTGGCTCTTGATAGGCTCAGCTGAGCTGCGGTTATGTCCAAGGGAGCTCACGGAATGGACAGGGGCGGGCGAAGGATGGTTGGAGTGTCTTTTCTCAATACTCTCCCTAGATGTAGCAAAAGTACAAATGTTAAGCATTGCGGGTAACTGTGGGAAGGAGAGATCGAAACTTGGTTTTGGGTCTTGCAGCACCCAAATTATATATCAGgggccctccatatgttgttggactccaagtcccatctgccccagccagcatggccaatggtcagtgatgatgcagtctaacaacatctgtagggccaccaGTTCCCTACCCATGTTCTAGAAAGTTCAAAGCCTTCACCATCAGTCTATGACCCCCAAACCTAACAATGTTGGTTctagaaaagccccccccccgtaGAACAAAAACGGAAAAAAAACCAAGCCTCCCTTCTCCAAACTAAATGGATCTGTTTGAAGACAAGCATGCAAATTAAGACATGCAAATGGGACATGATGCGCAAATGATACTCAGAGCTCAACCCTGCACGTGTTTACTgagggcgtgtctacaccagccatttatcccgggatcgtcccgggttcatccctgtgcatgcaaatgacacccaggggatcccaggagcaggcagggacgacccctccattttcctgggataacccttagatgcagaaagggccttagaaataaatctcactgagttcaattgggctGAGTACCAGATAAGtaggcatgggattgcagcctcaggccttagctagacctacctgaaagtgcagggcagaggaggggagaccttgcgttgggattaatgcgagatctctcccccgtttacacataaggcgcgacgacctcaggaagagaggtgttgcgcccgccatatttttttaatttttaaagcgacggcagcgcacgaacgctcgtgcgctgaaggctagtgttttcttaaatttaatttggtttccctgctcccctcaccccgatgggcgcagtgctcctgaggagcattgCGCCCCGTGTACGGCTTCCTGCTCTGcatgagtaatcgcgcggagccgggtcaaaccgcggaaacgggccacacgttccgcggtctcgtgctcagcccaggaatgcggaaaaaccgggcccaaagggaagagctttatcccggggcaagggagggacgatgcctccctgatcccgggatcccctgtgtgtcatgtggacgcacagggacgctCCCGGGGTTcgtcctgggatatagcctggtctagctaaggcctcagtctcataTTAAAAGTCAGACTTTTCGGGGCAAGTTGAGTGCAGGAAATTGTCTAGAAGTCGAACATCTTCCAGATGGGAGAAATGCAGGCGCGGCGGGGGTGGGAAGCTAAATTCCGAGAAGGCTGACAAAGTGCTCATCTCGTTTTCCAGGCCACCCTTCTGAATCAAAAGCGTTGGGCTCATTAAGTGTTTGCCACTCTGCATGGCTCCCGCCCCACCTTTGCACTCAGCGATGGTCAGAAAGCGCTCTTCCATACCTTTCTTTGTCCTCTTTACTAAGAGAAGCGTCTCCTTTATCTACGTCTCTGTCTCGCTCATGAGCTGCAGCAGACGTACTGCGTTCCAGCTCCCCTGGCTTCAGCCAGGGCGGAGGAGTCGGAAACGAAGGAGGAGTTCGGTGAAGACGGTTCCAGGGCTCATGAGGGTTGCTAAAATTCTGGATACTGGGGCAATCCTTGTGGCTGAACATAGCATTAGGTGCTGAAATGgtgaagtggggaagggggaaaaaagcgaTATTCTCAGTTGATGGTACTTACCAAGCaaacacaactttttttttttttaaacacagcaCTCAGAGTTTAAAATGAATACACATTATGGGTagctggaaaaggaaaggagattaaTAGATAAGCGTTAGCACTTGGCCTTAACAGTGGGAAGGCAATTGATTTAACTGAGGGGGAGTGCAATATTTCTGCCCGAAAAACCAAAAACGAAAAAAAAAAGAGCGGTTGGATGAAGAATTGTAAGTGACGAAAAAGAATCATTttaggtcctcttccgagtgcctactccgagggaaagtcggagggtggcaacaagggagagggccttttcagtggtggccccccaattacggaatgatctccccgacgaggctcgcctggcgccgacattgttatcttttcggcgccaggtcaagacttttctcttctcccaggcatttaacagcatatgcggagttagtttgtttttaatggaccccagaatagctgtttttataagcatactgctgtttttatgtttttatgtttttgaacgttgcatatttgtttttaatgtttactgttttaaacttttgtaaaccgcccagagagcttcggctatggggcggtacataaatgcaatGTAAATTATTTATCGCCAGTTTTTTTGGTCAAGAAAAACAGCATTCGAAGTGGCCCACAAAATTCAAAAAATGCATAAGAACAACCCAAACCTAGAAATATTTGACATTCTCCACGTCAGGCATACGGTTCCAGGGGCAAACTATTTTTAAGACATTTGTACTCTGTTTCTTCcagttctctcttttttaaaaacagtttttgaattttattacacatacaataatcacgttacatcaacttaatataccacaataataaaattaaaaaactagATAAAGTAATATAGAACTATCTCGTGCACCCCCaatggactccaaacctcatcaaagtcatttcgtttcaataatcctctcttaactttaatactacacgtaagtttgtcattaatagctatatcccagacttctttgtaccattcttctatttgataatccctttgttccttccaattcctggcaattattaatctagctgcagttaatacattgtttattaattctttactattttgtgtacatttaaccccttcatgtattgataacagtgctgaCCTTGGCCCTAACttaaccttccatcccattatatcatttatcgctttgaaaaccatttgccaaaacctctgaataacttcacgtccaccacatatggaaataagtgCCTTTTTCCTGATAACCTCTCCGACAatatacagaatactttttatccatttggtgtagtcttactggtgttaaatactACCACCATACCATCTTCCAGTTCTCAATGAGGAGCTAATACAGTGCGCAAAAATCAAAATTACCAAAAATACATGAAAAATTATCAAGTACAatgaaaaaataaacataatCATGGCAGTTTCTGTAGCATCAGAAAAAGATCACAGCAGAATCAACTCAGCAgggacataataaaaacagcaaatccCAAAGGCTCTCCGGAGCAGACTTGTTTTAATAAGAGCGTGGAAGATTGGGAGAAAGGAACCAGGTGAGATCCTAGTGGATCTCTCCTAGATCCTAGTAGAGATTCCTCCAGGTGAGACGTAATACCCATTCATTATTCCCAAAAAGAGGAATTCTGTACCTAtggaccttttttttaaaaaaaaaaaaatgaccgaATTCGTTTCATTATTGCTTttactgggttttgttttgattttaagacaTTTTGGAGGTCTTGGGattgaaaggtggggtacaaaataCTTCAAAACACCAGCGTCGTCCCCTGCAACACTTTGCCCCAGGTAAAACAACCCAAATCAATCACTATTCCTGCTGGTGCCCTCCACGCCCCCAGGGATGCTTTTGACTCGTGAATTACTAGAACAAAAGTCTCCCACAATGAACATTTGTGGACTGTTCAGATCAACACTATAACCGTGTATAAATGGCAGTGGGGCAAGACATTTGCCGGGAGCCCCTAAGatgaggctctcccacactagaggccttcaagaggcacctggacaaccatctgtcagggatgctttagggtggattcctgcattgagcagggggttggactcaatggccttgtaggccccttccaactccgctattctatgagcAGCCCAGAATAGATCAGTGAGGCTGGGGACATATTGTCTAGGGGTTCTTGAGATGATCTTAACAAGGAAATGAAGGTTCAGATGGCTCAGTTGATGGGATTTTTTCTTCATATACAGCCAAATGCACAGTTTCTTTTGAACTATTTGGTCTAAAGATGAGTCAGACTAACACACATTCCTTGATTTATGATGTTC
Above is a genomic segment from Elgaria multicarinata webbii isolate HBS135686 ecotype San Diego chromosome 22, rElgMul1.1.pri, whole genome shotgun sequence containing:
- the AUTS2 gene encoding autism susceptibility gene 2 protein isoform X2, whose protein sequence is MFAPPAALPPPPPLTSGTLQVPGHPAGGAYSEQDLLRQELNTRFLASQSADRGASLGPPPYLRTEFHQHQHQHQHTHQHTHQHTFTPFPHAIPPTAIMPTPAPPMVRTPGRNFDKYPTKVDPFYRHSLFHSYPPAVSGIPPMIPPTGPFGSLQGAFQPKTSNPIDVATRPGAVPHTLLQKDPRLTDPFRPMLRKPGKWCAMHVHIAWQIYHHQQKVKKQMQSDPHKLDFGLKPEFLSRPPGPSLFGAIHHPHDLARPSTLFSAATPNAMFSHKDCPSIQNFSNPHEPWNRLHRTPPSFPTPPPWLKPGELERSTSAAAHERDRDVDKGDASLSKEDKERESIEKRHSNHPSPAPVHSVSSLGHNRSSAEPIKSHLNSDVREKEKPKERERDHSESQKDVGVDEHKAKDNYISEKESLNHESRPLEESKQMSRVPSPYARPPLVENTRPSSTSSREAEKKSEPAYENLKKSSEVKVKEERKEDHDIPPEAPQTHRPPEQPPPMPSSNVHPGPLVSMPMTVGVAGLHAMNSIGSLERTHMMTPFMGISPIPGGERFPYPSFHWDPIRDPLRDPYRDLDIHRRDPLGREFLLRNDPLHRLSTPRLYDAERSFRDREPHDYNHNHHYHHHPLSVDPRREHDRGGHLDERERLHMLREEYDHVRLHSVHPAALDGHLPHPRLIAPGLPSMHYPRVSPPTGLQNGILNKTPPTAALSAPPPLISTLGPRPSSPRRTTPLSTEIRDRPPSHTLKDIEAR
- the AUTS2 gene encoding autism susceptibility gene 2 protein isoform X1, with translation MFAPPAALPPPPPLTSGTLQVPGHPAGGAYSEQDLLRQELNTRFLASQSADRGASLGPPPYLRTEFHQHQHQHQHTHQHTHQHTFTPFPHAIPPTAIMPTPAPPMVRTPGRNFDKYPTKVDPFYRHSLFHSYPPAVSGIPPMIPPTGPFGSLQGAFQPKTSNPIDVATRPGAVPHTLLQKDPRLTDPFRPMLRKPGKWCAMHVHIAWQIYHHQQKVKKQMQSDPHKLDFGLKPEFLSRPPGPSLFGAIHHPHDLARPSTLFSAASAAHPAGPPFGPPSHHSNFLSPAAHLETFNRPTTFTSLAAVSGNAFGGLGNPAVTPNAMFSHKDCPSIQNFSNPHEPWNRLHRTPPSFPTPPPWLKPGELERSTSAAAHERDRDVDKGDASLSKEDKERESIEKRHSNHPSPAPVHSVSSLGHNRSSAEPIKSHLNSDVREKEKPKERERDHSESQKDVGVDEHKAKDNYISEKESLNHESRPLEESKQMSRVPSPYARPPLVENTRPSSTSSREAEKKSEPAYENLKKSSEVKVKEERKEDHDIPPEAPQTHRPPEQPPPMPSSNVHPGPLVSMPMTVGVAGLHAMNSIGSLERTHMMTPFMGISPIPGGERFPYPSFHWDPIRDPLRDPYRDLDIHRRDPLGREFLLRNDPLHRLSTPRLYDAERSFRDREPHDYNHNHHYHHHPLSVDPRREHDRGGHLDERERLHMLREEYDHVRLHSVHPAALDGHLPHPRLIAPGLPSMHYPRVSPPTGLQNGILNKTPPTAALSAPPPLISTLGPRPSSPRRTTPLSTEIRDRPPSHTLKDIEAR